In the Populus trichocarpa isolate Nisqually-1 chromosome 1, P.trichocarpa_v4.1, whole genome shotgun sequence genome, one interval contains:
- the LOC18094409 gene encoding IRK-interacting protein has product MAPSYSSSPSSSPPPAPTVVPPLQNPHITPIQECEKEEHGDEYSEERSQSATTKATPASFIDKIPTPKLHPRSPLHDRNSKQSTKKRHGDSSNGDDGRGSISCNKCHPHAREKISVVPLDNNGLNKHSSIASPNGIFKSIFSSLTRKSPKSTGDASIAREEQWKTAVAELSHKLIQATRKRDGALLEVSRLKYSMAELENKLSMLEIYCHDLKSGLDECSSNNPLYRGEHGYNIHQYQQNGLMGVSDKVIEQFLVSVSEARSSVRLLSRSLAMQLRHMGVRVYERISALLQPYDIKISFYKNPKGVLFCLEALLNKAFFEDFESVGFQKNFVNQILNPIDRCEANYASFNVLKELTWEEVLSKGTRHFSEEFSKFCDRKMSEIVAMLGWNRAWPEPLLQAFFSASKNMWLVHLLANSVHPGLPIFRVDKGMNFDSVYMEDMGADRARKLVPAMVRIMVAPGFYVYGNVIKCDVLCRHYNHNVSNDKGLTPSP; this is encoded by the exons ATGGCTCCTTCCTAttcctcttctccttcctcCTCTCCTCCTCCAGCACCAACAGTAGTACCCCCTCTTCAAAACCCTCATATCACACCT ATTCAAGAATGTGAAAAAGAAGAGCACGGAGATGAATATAGCGAAGAGAGAAGCCAAAGTGCTACTACCAAAGCAACACCAGCTAGTTTTATAGACAAGATACCGACGCCAAAGCTCCATCCAAGATCACCTCTCCATGACAGAAACAGCAAGCAAAGCACCAAGAAACGACATGGTGATAGCAGTAATGGAGATGACGGTCGTGGTTCAATTTCTTGCAACAAGTGCCATCCACATGCAAGAGAGAAGATTTCAGTTGTTCCTTTGGACAATAATGGCTTAAACAAGCATTCATCTATTGCAAGTCCAAATGGAATTTTCAAGTCCATATTTTCTTCATTGACTAGGAAGAGTCCAAAATCCACTGGTGATGCCTCAATAGCAAGAGAAGAGCAATGGAAGACTGCTGTAGCTGAGCTATCTCATAAATTGATTCAAGCAACAAGAAAGAGAGATGGCGCACTTCTTGAAGTTTCAAGGCTCAAGTACTCAATGGCTGAACTTGAAAACAAGCTTAGCATGCTTGAAATTTATTGCCATGATTTGAAGTCTGGACTTGATGAATGTAGCAGTAACAACCCACTTTATCGAGGTGAACACGGCTACAACATTCATCAATATCAACAAAATGGTCTTATGGGGGTTAGTGATAAAGTGATAGAGCAATTTTTGGTTTCAGTATCTGAAGCTAGGTCCTCTGTTAGGCTATTAAGCAGGTCACTCGCTATGCAACTAAGGCACATGGGAGTTAGAGTTTATGAGAGAATATCTGCGTTACTTCAGCCTTATGATATAAAGATTTCATTCTATAAGAATCCTAAAGGTGTGCTCTTTTGCCTTGAGGCTTTGTTGAACAAAGCTTTCTTTGAAGATTTTGAATCTGTTGGGTTCCAAAAGAATTTtgtaaatcaaatattgaaccCAATTGATAGATGTGAAGCAAACTACGCGTCATTTAATGTGCTTAAAGAGTTGACATGGGAGGAGGTATTGAGTAAAGGGACAAGGCATTTCAGTGAAGAGTTTAGCAAGTTTTGTGACAGGAAAATGAGTGAGATTGTGGCTATGTTGGGGTGGAATAGAGCCTGGCCTGAGCCATTGTTGCAGGCATTCTTTAGTGCTTCTAAAAACATGTGGTTGGTGCACCTTTTGGCCAATTCGGTGCACCCTGGCTTGCCAATCTTCAGGGTGGATAAAGGGATGAACTTTGACTCAGTTTACATGGAGGATATGGGTGCAGACAGGGCAAGGAAGTTGGTTCCAGCCATGGTTAGGATCATGGTGGCACCTGGGTTCTATGTTTACGGTAACGTGATAAAATGTGATGTCCTCTGCAGGCACTATAATCATAATGTTAGTAATGATAAGGGTTTAACCCCCTCTCCTTAG